In the genome of Rhodoferax sp. BAB1, one region contains:
- the lplT gene encoding lysophospholipid transporter LplT, with amino-acid sequence MKRGFYTIMSAQFFSSLADNALFVGAVQLLRSEGAPEWQQAALVPMFALFYVILAPFVGAFADALPKGKVMLVSNGIKIIGCLMMLFGTHPLMAYAIVGLGAAAYSPAKYGILTELLPASQLVKANGWIEGLTIASIILGVLLGGQLVGAAISSSLLSFDLPLINTGIDSAPEAAISVLILVYLLAAWFNTRIPHTGVEMRPMPKNPLALLPDFWKCNTRLWQDRLGQISLSTTTLFWGVSGNLRYIVLAWAAAALGYSVTQASSLVGVVAIGTAVGAVVASVRMRLEDAPRLMPLGIAMGLLVILLNFIDNVWVAAPFLILLGGLGGFLVVPMNALLQHRGHNLMGAGRSIAVQNFNEQACILGLGFLYSFSTGMGLSAFAAITGFGILVAGFMWLIKRWHENNCKNYPEEVEHLIEIARNDHLHG; translated from the coding sequence ATGAAACGCGGTTTCTACACCATCATGTCGGCGCAGTTCTTCAGCTCGCTGGCTGATAACGCGTTGTTCGTCGGGGCCGTGCAGCTGCTGCGCAGCGAGGGCGCGCCCGAATGGCAACAGGCGGCCCTGGTGCCCATGTTTGCCCTCTTCTACGTGATCCTGGCGCCCTTCGTGGGCGCTTTTGCCGACGCCCTGCCCAAAGGCAAGGTCATGCTGGTCAGCAACGGTATCAAGATCATCGGTTGTCTCATGATGCTCTTCGGCACCCACCCGCTGATGGCGTATGCCATCGTCGGCCTGGGCGCGGCGGCCTATTCGCCGGCCAAGTACGGCATCCTCACCGAACTGCTGCCGGCCTCGCAGCTGGTCAAGGCCAACGGCTGGATCGAAGGCCTGACCATCGCCTCCATCATCCTGGGCGTACTGCTGGGCGGCCAGCTGGTCGGTGCGGCCATCTCCAGTTCCCTACTCTCCTTTGACCTGCCGCTGATCAACACCGGCATCGACAGCGCGCCGGAAGCCGCCATCAGCGTTCTCATCCTGGTCTATCTGCTGGCCGCCTGGTTCAACACCCGCATCCCGCACACCGGCGTGGAAATGCGCCCCATGCCGAAGAACCCGCTGGCCCTGCTGCCCGACTTCTGGAAATGCAACACCCGGCTCTGGCAGGACCGCCTGGGCCAGATCTCGCTCTCGACCACCACGCTCTTCTGGGGCGTCAGCGGCAACCTGCGCTACATCGTGCTGGCCTGGGCCGCGGCCGCGCTGGGCTACAGCGTCACGCAGGCTTCCTCGCTGGTCGGGGTGGTGGCCATCGGCACCGCCGTGGGCGCCGTGGTGGCCTCGGTGCGCATGCGGCTGGAAGATGCGCCGCGCCTGATGCCCCTGGGCATCGCCATGGGCCTGCTGGTCATCCTGCTCAACTTCATCGACAACGTCTGGGTGGCCGCACCCTTCCTGATCCTGCTGGGCGGCCTGGGCGGTTTCCTCGTGGTGCCCATGAACGCGCTGTTGCAGCACCGCGGCCACAACCTCATGGGCGCCGGCCGCTCCATCGCCGTGCAGAACTTCAACGAACAGGCCTGCATCCTGGGCCTGGGCTTTCTCTACAGCTTCTCCACCGGCATGGGCCTGTCGGCCTTCGCCGCCATCACCGGCTTCGGTATCCTGGTGGCCGGGTTCATGTGGCTGATCAAGCGCTGGCACGAGAACAACTGCAAGAACTATCCCGAGGAGGTGGAGCACCTCATCGAGATCGCCCGCAACGACCACCTCCACGGCTAG
- the hpaH gene encoding 2-oxo-hept-4-ene-1,7-dioate hydratase produces the protein MSAFTAELTQQLAAELQQAQDTRTQLEHFSRRFAGMSIEDGYRVSRAWVALQLAAGRQVIGHKIGLTSRAMQQSSQIDEPDYGTLLDSMLYTCTPGQVLDIPASRFIAPRVEVELAFVLKAPLKGPNVTQAQVIAATDYVTPAIEIIDARIEQFDRHTKVMRKVYDTISDNAANAGIVVGAARAQPTEVDLPWVGAILRQNGVVEETGLAAGVQGHPAIGIAWLANKLAPWGEHLEAGQIVLAGSFTRPVPGKAGDLFEADYGPLGPLNFRFV, from the coding sequence ATGAGCGCCTTCACTGCAGAACTCACCCAACAACTGGCCGCCGAACTGCAGCAGGCGCAGGACACGCGCACGCAACTGGAGCATTTCTCCAGGCGTTTTGCCGGCATGAGCATCGAGGATGGCTACCGCGTCAGCCGCGCCTGGGTCGCCCTGCAGCTCGCCGCGGGCCGCCAGGTCATCGGCCACAAGATCGGCCTGACCTCGCGCGCCATGCAGCAGTCCAGCCAGATCGACGAGCCCGACTACGGCACCCTGCTCGACTCCATGCTGTATACCTGCACGCCAGGCCAGGTGCTGGACATCCCGGCTTCGCGCTTCATTGCGCCGCGCGTGGAAGTGGAACTGGCCTTCGTGCTCAAGGCGCCGCTCAAGGGCCCGAACGTCACGCAGGCGCAGGTGATCGCCGCCACCGACTACGTGACCCCGGCCATCGAGATCATCGACGCGCGCATCGAGCAGTTCGACCGCCATACGAAGGTCATGCGCAAGGTCTACGACACCATCAGCGACAACGCGGCCAACGCGGGCATCGTGGTCGGCGCCGCGCGCGCCCAGCCAACCGAGGTGGACCTGCCCTGGGTCGGCGCCATCCTGCGCCAGAACGGCGTGGTGGAAGAGACCGGCCTGGCCGCCGGCGTGCAGGGCCACCCGGCCATCGGCATCGCCTGGCTGGCCAACAAGCTGGCCCCCTGGGGCGAACATCTCGAAGCCGGGCAGATCGTGCTGGCCGGCTCCTTCACGCGCCCGGTGCCCGGCAAGGCCGGCGACCTGTTCGAGGCCGACTACGGCCCTCTCGGTCCGTTGAATTTCCGTTTTGTCTGA
- a CDS encoding 2-dehydropantoate 2-reductase — protein sequence MNDTPYGKVCIYGAGAIGAWMGVRLARAGCQVSVVARGATLHALQQHGLRCQIDKELLSVPVQASANPADLGVQDLVILAVKAPSLPEVARQIKPVLGPSTVVLTAMNGVPWWFFQGFGEKFSGTQLKAIDPRGEIAAHIPAAQIVGGVVHASCSIKEPGCAQHHFGNRLIIGEPSGQKTQRVQQLIALLGQAGFEVELSAQIQKDIWYKLWGNMTVNPVSALTGATTDRILGDKLVRDFISKIMLEAKEIGARIGIPIFQQPEDRHAVTMKLGAFKTSMLQDVEAGRPMEIDALVTVVQELGALTGVPTPCTDILLGMSRLQARVRGLY from the coding sequence ATGAACGACACGCCTTACGGCAAGGTTTGCATCTACGGTGCCGGCGCCATTGGCGCCTGGATGGGGGTGCGGCTGGCGCGTGCCGGCTGCCAGGTCAGCGTGGTCGCGCGCGGCGCCACGCTCCATGCCCTGCAACAGCACGGCTTACGCTGCCAGATCGACAAGGAACTGCTCAGCGTACCCGTACAGGCCAGCGCCAACCCGGCCGACCTGGGCGTGCAGGACCTGGTGATCCTGGCAGTCAAGGCCCCGTCCCTGCCCGAGGTGGCGCGCCAGATCAAGCCCGTGCTCGGTCCTTCCACCGTGGTGCTCACCGCCATGAACGGTGTGCCCTGGTGGTTCTTCCAGGGTTTTGGCGAGAAGTTTTCCGGCACCCAGCTCAAGGCCATCGATCCCAGGGGAGAGATCGCCGCCCACATCCCGGCGGCGCAGATCGTCGGCGGGGTGGTGCATGCGAGCTGCTCGATCAAAGAGCCGGGCTGCGCGCAGCATCACTTCGGCAACCGCCTCATCATCGGCGAGCCCTCGGGCCAGAAGACCCAGCGCGTGCAGCAGCTCATCGCCCTGCTGGGGCAGGCGGGTTTCGAAGTCGAGCTCTCGGCCCAGATCCAGAAGGACATCTGGTACAAGCTCTGGGGCAATATGACGGTCAACCCCGTCAGCGCGCTGACCGGCGCCACCACCGACAGGATCCTGGGCGACAAGCTGGTGCGCGATTTCATCTCGAAAATCATGCTCGAAGCCAAGGAGATCGGTGCGCGCATCGGCATCCCGATCTTCCAGCAGCCCGAAGACCGCCACGCCGTCACGATGAAACTGGGCGCTTTCAAGACCTCGATGCTGCAGGACGTGGAAGCCGGCAGGCCCATGGAGATCGACGCCCTGGTCACCGTGGTGCAGGAACTGGGTGCGCTGACCGGCGTGCCCACCCCCTGCACCGACATCCTGCTGGGGATGAGCCGCCTGCAGGCGCGCGTACGCGGCCTTTACTGA
- the alr gene encoding alanine racemase, protein MSRPIQAQIHVEALRHNLARARQSSPDARVWAVVKANAYGHGIERVYEGLRGADGFALLDLTEASALRALGWRGPILLLEGVFEQRDLELCSRLDLWHVVHCSEQIDMLAVHKTHAPHRVFLKMNSGMNRLGFKPDQFRAAWHRLNALPQVDEISLMTHFSDADGAKGVAQQLAAFNTATQDLPGERSVSNSAAVLRHMGPQAAASLRSDWIRPGVLLYGASPDFPEHSAAHWGLQPAMTLRSRIVGVQQLAAGDSVGYGSAFTAAQPMRIGVVACGYADGYLRASAGTSGRGTPVLVDGVRTCLVGRVSMDLITVDLTPVPAAGMGSEVTLWGRASNGTLLPIDEVAQAGGSVGYELMCALAARVPVELA, encoded by the coding sequence ATGTCCCGCCCGATCCAAGCCCAGATCCACGTCGAAGCCCTGCGCCACAACCTGGCGCGGGCGCGCCAATCCAGCCCTGACGCCAGGGTGTGGGCGGTGGTCAAGGCCAATGCCTACGGGCACGGCATCGAGCGCGTCTACGAGGGGCTGCGTGGTGCCGACGGCTTTGCCCTGCTGGACCTGACCGAGGCTTCAGCGCTGCGGGCCCTGGGCTGGCGCGGGCCCATCCTGCTGCTGGAGGGCGTGTTCGAGCAGCGCGACCTGGAGCTGTGTTCGCGCCTGGACCTGTGGCACGTGGTGCATTGCAGCGAGCAGATCGACATGCTGGCCGTGCACAAGACGCATGCGCCGCACCGGGTCTTTCTCAAGATGAACAGCGGCATGAACCGCCTGGGCTTCAAGCCGGATCAGTTCCGCGCCGCCTGGCACCGCCTGAACGCGCTGCCGCAGGTCGATGAGATCTCGCTCATGACGCACTTCAGCGATGCCGACGGCGCCAAGGGCGTGGCGCAGCAGCTGGCCGCTTTCAACACCGCCACGCAGGACCTGCCGGGCGAACGCTCGGTGAGCAACAGCGCCGCGGTCCTGCGCCACATGGGGCCGCAGGCCGCGGCCAGCCTGCGTTCGGACTGGATCCGCCCCGGTGTGCTGCTCTACGGCGCCTCGCCCGATTTCCCCGAGCACAGCGCCGCCCACTGGGGGCTGCAGCCGGCCATGACACTGCGTTCGCGCATCGTCGGTGTGCAGCAGCTGGCCGCGGGAGACAGCGTGGGCTATGGCTCTGCCTTCACGGCTGCCCAGCCCATGCGCATCGGCGTGGTGGCCTGCGGTTATGCCGACGGTTACCTGCGCGCCAGCGCCGGCACGTCCGGGCGCGGCACGCCGGTGCTGGTGGACGGCGTGCGCACGTGCCTTGTGGGACGCGTCAGCATGGATCTGATCACGGTGGACCTCACGCCGGTGCCCGCTGCGGGCATGGGCTCGGAAGTCACGCTCTGGGGCCGCGCCTCCAACGGGACCCTCCTGCCCATCGACGAGGTGGCCCAGGCCGGGGGCAGCGTGGGGTATGAGTTGATGTGCGCGCTGGCTGCGCGCGTGCCGGTGGAGCTCGCATGA
- a CDS encoding 5-carboxymethyl-2-hydroxymuconate Delta-isomerase, with product MPHLVILYTNNLEKETDMTALCRSLADVMLVQHDENDKPVFPTGGTRVLAYPAAHYAVADDGTAGRAAGGSGDYAFVYLNLRMGRGRSPAVHKRAGDALLMATKAHFQPLFSQRHIGVTLQIDEGPEVFDAKHSNLHPLFK from the coding sequence ATGCCTCACCTCGTCATCCTCTACACGAACAACCTCGAAAAAGAGACCGACATGACGGCGCTGTGCCGCAGCCTGGCCGACGTCATGCTGGTGCAACACGACGAGAACGACAAGCCGGTCTTCCCCACCGGCGGCACGCGCGTGCTGGCCTACCCGGCCGCGCACTATGCCGTGGCCGACGACGGCACGGCCGGCAGGGCAGCGGGCGGCAGCGGCGACTACGCCTTCGTCTACCTCAATCTGCGCATGGGCCGTGGTCGCTCCCCCGCGGTCCACAAGCGCGCGGGTGACGCGCTGCTGATGGCCACCAAGGCGCATTTCCAGCCCCTCTTCTCGCAGCGCCACATCGGCGTCACGCTGCAGATCGACGAAGGCCCGGAGGTCTTCGACGCCAAGCACAGCAACCTGCATCCTCTCTTCAAATGA
- a CDS encoding class II aldolase/adducin family protein, which translates to MNALQHPITPTGMHADEWAARLQLAACYRIFAMLGWTEMIYNHITLRLPESVSGQEKQFLINPFGLHYSEVTASNLVKIDLQGRVLDGSTYPINPAGYTVHSAIHAGIADAHCVMHTHTTAGVAVACQQGGLAQNNFYSAQLHDMVAYHDFEGITIHAEEAPRLLKSIGSRPAVILRNHGLLAWGATLPQTFAILWTLQRACEIQLATLSMGPAIPVPEAIAARCTRDALQFNPNHGAGQDVFDALVRQVDRLDASYKN; encoded by the coding sequence ATGAATGCCCTGCAACACCCGATCACGCCCACCGGCATGCATGCCGACGAATGGGCCGCGCGCCTCCAACTGGCCGCCTGCTACCGCATCTTCGCGATGCTGGGCTGGACCGAGATGATCTACAACCACATCACGCTGCGCCTGCCCGAGAGCGTGAGCGGCCAGGAGAAACAGTTCCTGATCAACCCCTTCGGCCTGCACTACAGCGAAGTCACCGCCAGCAATCTGGTGAAGATCGACCTGCAGGGCCGTGTGCTCGACGGCTCCACGTATCCGATCAACCCGGCCGGCTACACCGTGCACTCGGCCATCCACGCCGGGATAGCGGACGCGCACTGCGTCATGCACACCCACACCACGGCCGGCGTGGCCGTGGCCTGCCAGCAGGGCGGGCTGGCCCAGAACAACTTCTATTCCGCGCAGCTGCACGACATGGTGGCCTACCATGACTTCGAGGGCATCACCATCCACGCCGAGGAGGCGCCACGCCTCCTGAAGAGCATCGGCAGCAGACCGGCGGTGATCCTGCGCAACCACGGCCTGCTGGCCTGGGGTGCCACGCTGCCGCAGACCTTCGCCATCCTGTGGACACTGCAGCGCGCCTGCGAGATCCAGCTGGCCACCCTGAGCATGGGCCCGGCCATCCCCGTGCCCGAGGCGATTGCGGCCAGATGCACGCGCGACGCGCTACAGTTCAATCCGAACCATGGCGCCGGACAGGACGTGTTCGACGCACTGGTGCGGCAGGTGGACCGTCTGGACGCCAGCTACAAGAACTAA
- a CDS encoding DMT family transporter, which produces MLPAPLALSRAAFFTLLFTACLFGANHVAARLAFNHGLDVATAVLVRSFVTAAVVGGIVWLQGVPLRITPRQRGFLLLISALVAVQSLCLYAAVVRLPVALALLTFNTYPLWTALFAWLLYRHRPERAVLLAMPVLLFGLALALDALGAASGLGAAGQWSRIGAGVAFAMTAAAVFGAALVFTQHEAAGVDGRLRTTITMALVGLLALVVVPLQGGLHLPQAAAGWWGLAGLTLCYGTAFTIMFTLLPRLGVVGSSPIMNVEPVAALVLAWALLGQAIAPVQVAGALIVVGTVMALGLRKR; this is translated from the coding sequence ATGCTGCCTGCTCCGCTGGCGCTCAGCCGCGCCGCCTTCTTCACCCTGCTGTTCACGGCCTGCCTGTTCGGCGCCAACCACGTGGCCGCACGCCTGGCCTTCAACCACGGACTGGACGTGGCGACTGCCGTGCTGGTGCGCAGTTTCGTCACCGCCGCCGTGGTGGGCGGCATCGTCTGGCTGCAAGGCGTGCCCCTGCGCATCACACCGCGCCAGCGCGGTTTCCTGCTGCTGATCAGCGCCCTGGTGGCCGTGCAGAGCCTGTGCCTCTATGCCGCCGTGGTACGCCTGCCCGTGGCCCTGGCCCTGCTGACCTTCAACACCTACCCGCTCTGGACGGCGCTGTTTGCCTGGCTGCTCTACCGCCACCGACCGGAGCGCGCGGTGCTGCTGGCCATGCCCGTGCTGCTCTTCGGCCTGGCCCTGGCGCTCGATGCGCTGGGCGCGGCCTCGGGCCTGGGAGCTGCCGGGCAATGGAGTCGCATCGGCGCCGGCGTGGCCTTTGCCATGACCGCGGCCGCCGTGTTCGGCGCGGCGCTGGTCTTCACGCAACACGAGGCGGCCGGCGTGGACGGGCGGCTGCGCACGACCATCACCATGGCCCTGGTCGGCCTGCTGGCGCTGGTCGTGGTGCCGTTGCAGGGCGGCCTGCACCTGCCGCAGGCAGCAGCCGGCTGGTGGGGCCTGGCCGGGCTGACGCTGTGCTACGGCACGGCCTTCACCATCATGTTCACGCTGCTGCCCAGGCTGGGCGTGGTGGGCAGCTCGCCCATCATGAACGTGGAGCCGGTGGCCGCGCTGGTGCTGGCCTGGGCCCTGCTGGGCCAGGCTATCGCGCCGGTGCAGGTGGCTGGCGCCCTCATCGTCGTCGGGACCGTGATGGCGCTGGGTCTGCGCAAGCGCTGA
- a CDS encoding HpcH/HpaI aldolase/citrate lyase family protein yields the protein MKTPVNPFKQAIARQQAQIGLWVNLGHPVSTEICAGAGFDWLLLDAEHSPNTLPTLLSQLQTIAAYPGSHPIGRVPLGHGEAGTATIKQFLDLGFQTLLVPMVDTAEQAAALVQAMRYPPEGVRGMAGTRAARWGRYPNYGKEANEQVCLLVQAESRTALDNLEAIASTPGVDGVFIGPADLSASLGYIGQATHPEVQKAIDDAIRRIVKCGKAAGILISDETLARHYLAIGASFVAVGLDTQILVRQTSALAALYKGDIKPLAAGDKVY from the coding sequence ATGAAAACACCCGTCAACCCCTTCAAGCAGGCCATCGCCAGGCAGCAGGCCCAGATCGGCCTGTGGGTCAACCTGGGCCATCCCGTCAGCACCGAGATCTGCGCGGGCGCCGGCTTCGACTGGCTGCTGCTCGACGCCGAGCACTCGCCCAACACCCTGCCCACCCTGCTCTCGCAGCTCCAGACCATCGCGGCCTATCCGGGCTCGCACCCGATCGGTCGTGTGCCGCTGGGCCACGGCGAGGCCGGCACGGCCACCATCAAGCAGTTCCTGGACCTGGGCTTCCAGACCCTGCTGGTGCCCATGGTGGACACGGCCGAGCAGGCCGCGGCGCTGGTGCAGGCCATGCGCTACCCGCCCGAGGGCGTGCGCGGCATGGCGGGCACACGCGCGGCGCGCTGGGGTCGTTACCCCAACTACGGCAAGGAGGCCAACGAGCAGGTCTGCCTGCTGGTGCAGGCCGAGTCGCGCACCGCACTCGACAACCTGGAGGCTATCGCCAGCACGCCCGGCGTGGACGGCGTTTTCATCGGCCCGGCCGATCTCTCGGCCTCGCTGGGCTACATCGGCCAGGCCACGCACCCCGAAGTGCAGAAGGCCATCGACGATGCCATCCGCCGCATCGTGAAATGCGGCAAGGCCGCGGGCATCCTGATCAGCGACGAGACGCTGGCGCGCCACTACCTGGCGATCGGCGCCAGCTTCGTCGCCGTGGGCCTGGACACGCAGATCCTGGTGCGCCAGACCTCGGCCCTGGCCGCACTCTACAAAGGTGACATCAAGCCCCTGGCCGCCGGCGACAAGGTCTACTGA
- a CDS encoding HD-GYP domain-containing protein, protein MKYVPIPIAMLPVGKPLPVNVWNPDGLLLLRKGQPIVSEQHRDKLYAHNASTTEAEAQAWQRSYERMVHTMLMEGVEVEQIARLPMPSAIRERDYMVGEQLNGGWMDLQEVLRGILYQGGLALNPLPRLAALENKARALLQADADDSLFCLFQALADSSLGYCATHALLCACVCELAAQKLGLNPQQRQSLMSAALTMNIGMAREQDVLARQNEAPTPEQRQLIQDHPQLSLKILVWLGIEDVEELDLVRWHHQPDSAEGLPHNLQARRLLSMTDVFVAKMAARRTREALSPLESAKSIYLQTEKEVTASVGGALTAAVGFYPPGTYVRLVSGETAVAVQRGLRANTPWVIVIVDKNGMPAFNYHCLDTADPAYAIASPMLFRSGKVAINVERVRRAREKIRR, encoded by the coding sequence ATGAAGTACGTGCCCATCCCCATTGCCATGCTGCCGGTGGGCAAGCCCCTGCCGGTCAATGTATGGAACCCCGACGGCCTGCTGCTGCTGCGCAAGGGCCAGCCCATCGTGTCCGAGCAGCACCGCGACAAGCTCTACGCCCACAACGCATCGACCACCGAGGCCGAGGCGCAAGCCTGGCAGCGCTCCTACGAGCGCATGGTGCACACCATGCTGATGGAAGGGGTGGAGGTCGAGCAGATCGCGCGCCTGCCCATGCCCAGCGCCATCCGCGAGCGCGATTACATGGTGGGCGAGCAGCTCAACGGCGGCTGGATGGATCTGCAGGAGGTGCTGCGCGGCATCCTCTACCAGGGGGGGCTGGCGCTCAATCCCCTGCCGCGCCTGGCAGCCCTGGAGAACAAGGCGCGTGCGCTGCTCCAGGCGGACGCCGACGACAGCCTGTTCTGCCTGTTCCAGGCCCTGGCCGACAGCAGCCTGGGCTATTGCGCCACGCATGCCCTGCTGTGTGCCTGCGTCTGCGAGCTGGCGGCGCAAAAGCTGGGCCTGAACCCGCAGCAGCGGCAGTCGCTGATGAGCGCGGCGCTGACCATGAACATCGGCATGGCCCGCGAGCAGGACGTGCTGGCTCGCCAGAACGAGGCCCCCACGCCCGAACAGCGCCAGCTGATCCAGGACCATCCGCAGCTCAGCCTCAAGATACTGGTCTGGCTGGGCATCGAGGACGTCGAGGAGCTGGACCTGGTGCGCTGGCACCACCAGCCCGACAGCGCCGAAGGCCTGCCGCACAACCTGCAGGCGCGTCGGCTGCTGAGCATGACCGACGTCTTCGTCGCCAAGATGGCCGCACGCCGCACGCGTGAGGCGCTCTCGCCGCTGGAGTCGGCCAAGTCCATCTACCTGCAGACCGAGAAGGAAGTCACCGCCTCGGTCGGTGGTGCCTTGACCGCGGCGGTCGGTTTCTATCCGCCGGGGACCTATGTGCGTCTTGTCAGTGGCGAGACGGCGGTGGCGGTACAGCGCGGCCTACGCGCGAACACGCCCTGGGTCATCGTCATCGTCGACAAGAACGGCATGCCGGCCTTCAACTACCACTGCCTCGACACCGCGGACCCGGCCTACGCCATCGCCTCCCCCATGCTGTTTCGCAGCGGCAAGGTGGCGATCAACGTCGAGCGCGTGCGGCGCGCGCGCGAGAAGATCCGGCGCTGA